The Streptococcus sp. 29896 genome includes a region encoding these proteins:
- a CDS encoding DUF2292 domain-containing protein yields MIQKTEQLKDLLDRGFVLFSKNGIIKSAKLPEFGSLIITTQDGKPIQKETRQKEKI; encoded by the coding sequence ATGATACAAAAGACAGAACAGCTTAAAGATTTGCTTGATAGAGGCTTTGTGTTATTCTCAAAAAATGGTATAATAAAGTCAGCCAAGTTACCAGAGTTTGGTAGTCTAATTATCACAACACAAGACGGTAAACCCATTCAAAAGGAGACAAGGCAAAAAGAAAAAATTTAG
- a CDS encoding minor capsid protein: MGTGVKVKIDLKGIERKVSPMTLARAKEAVTNQMIIDMHRFVPRRSGELRGNLTKLNGKIIYNAPYARIQFYGMKRKGFVSEKQRKFFFANKEELLKHKPMPGTGPRWDKKASALYSRQWEQVAKRALNLK; encoded by the coding sequence TTGGGAACTGGAGTGAAGGTAAAGATAGACTTAAAGGGTATTGAGCGCAAGGTATCACCCATGACTCTTGCTAGAGCTAAGGAGGCAGTGACTAATCAAATGATTATAGATATGCACCGCTTTGTACCTAGGAGATCTGGGGAACTTAGGGGAAACCTAACAAAGTTAAACGGGAAAATAATCTATAACGCTCCTTACGCAAGAATACAATTTTACGGTATGAAACGTAAAGGATTTGTTTCTGAGAAACAGCGTAAGTTTTTCTTTGCCAATAAAGAGGAATTACTTAAACATAAACCTATGCCTGGAACGGGCCCACGTTGGGACAAGAAGGCTAGTGCTCTATATTCTAGGCAATGGGAGCAGGTGGCAAAAAGAGCACTGAACTTAAAATAA
- the rpsD gene encoding 30S ribosomal protein S4: MSRYTGPSWKQARRLGLSLTGTGKELARRNYVPGQHGPNNRSKLSEYGLQLAEKQKLRFSYGLGEKQFRNLFVQATKIKQGTLGFNFMLLLERRLDNVVYRLGLATTRRQARQFVNHGHILVDGKRVDIPSFRVEVGQVISVREKSIKVPAILEAVEATLGRPAFVSFDAEKLEGSLTRLPERDEINPEINEALVVEFYNKML, translated from the coding sequence ATGTCACGTTATACAGGACCATCTTGGAAACAAGCTCGTCGTCTTGGCTTGTCATTGACAGGTACAGGTAAAGAATTGGCACGTCGTAACTACGTACCAGGTCAACACGGACCAAACAACCGTTCTAAATTGTCAGAATACGGTTTGCAATTGGCTGAGAAACAAAAATTGCGTTTCTCTTACGGTTTGGGTGAAAAACAATTCCGTAACTTGTTCGTACAAGCTACTAAAATCAAACAAGGTACTCTTGGTTTCAACTTCATGCTTCTTTTGGAGCGTCGTTTGGATAACGTCGTTTACCGTCTTGGTTTGGCAACTACTCGTCGTCAAGCACGTCAATTCGTAAACCACGGTCATATCCTTGTTGACGGCAAACGCGTTGATATCCCATCATTCCGCGTTGAAGTTGGTCAAGTGATCTCAGTTCGTGAAAAGTCAATCAAAGTTCCAGCTATCCTTGAAGCTGTTGAAGCAACTCTTGGACGTCCAGCTTTCGTATCATTCGATGCTGAAAAATTGGAAGGTTCATTGACTCGCTTGCCAGAACGCGACGAAATCAACCCAGAAATCAACGAAGCTCTTGTCGTAGAATTCTACAACAAAATGTTGTAA
- the dnaB gene encoding replicative DNA helicase produces the protein MAEIDELRVQPQDILAEQSVLGAIFIDEGKLVFVREYIEAEDFFKHAHKLIFKAMIALSDRNEAIDATTMRNYLANHGDLESIGGLAYLAEVINSVPTSANAEYYAKIVAEKSNLRKLIERLTDAVNSAYEGADESDEIIAQAEKALIDVSEGASRSGFKRIDDVLNTNFENLEIRSRQTSDITGIATGYPALDAMTTGLHEEELIILAARPAVGKTAFALNIAQNIGTKLGLTVAIFSLEMGAESLVDRMLAAEGVINSRSIRTGQLSDEEWKKLTIAQANLARASIYIDDTPGIKITEIRSRSRKLAQETGNLGLILIDYLQLITGTGRENRQQEVSEISRQLKILAKELKVPVIALSQLSRGVEQRQDKRPVLSDIRESGSIEQDADIVAFLYRDDYYERGEQEDGGIPNNTVEVIIEKNRSGARGTVELMFQKEYNKFASISKREDG, from the coding sequence TTGGCAGAAATTGATGAATTACGGGTTCAGCCCCAGGATATTTTAGCGGAGCAGTCGGTCTTAGGTGCCATTTTCATTGACGAAGGCAAGTTGGTCTTCGTTCGAGAATACATTGAGGCTGAGGATTTCTTCAAACATGCCCATAAGCTGATTTTCAAGGCCATGATTGCCCTGTCTGACCGCAATGAGGCCATTGATGCGACGACTATGCGCAACTATTTGGCCAATCATGGTGATTTGGAGAGTATTGGTGGCTTGGCTTATTTGGCAGAAGTCATCAACTCTGTACCGACATCCGCCAATGCGGAATATTATGCCAAGATTGTCGCGGAGAAATCAAACCTCCGGAAACTGATTGAGCGGTTGACGGATGCCGTCAACTCTGCCTATGAAGGTGCGGATGAGTCAGATGAGATTATCGCCCAGGCAGAGAAGGCCTTAATCGATGTTAGTGAGGGGGCTAGTCGAAGCGGCTTTAAGCGGATTGATGATGTCCTCAATACCAACTTTGAAAATCTAGAAATCCGGTCGCGGCAGACATCGGATATCACAGGGATTGCGACGGGGTATCCTGCTCTTGATGCCATGACAACGGGTCTGCATGAAGAAGAATTGATCATCTTGGCGGCTCGCCCAGCCGTTGGTAAGACGGCCTTCGCCCTCAATATTGCTCAGAATATCGGGACCAAGCTGGGCTTGACAGTTGCCATCTTCTCTCTGGAGATGGGTGCGGAGAGCTTAGTGGACCGTATGTTGGCGGCAGAAGGAGTTATCAATTCGCGTTCTATTCGTACTGGTCAGTTGTCGGATGAAGAATGGAAGAAGTTGACCATTGCCCAGGCTAATCTGGCGCGTGCGAGTATTTATATCGACGATACGCCTGGTATCAAGATTACAGAGATTCGTTCGCGTTCACGCAAGTTGGCTCAGGAGACTGGAAACCTTGGTTTGATTTTGATTGACTATCTCCAGTTGATTACAGGTACTGGTCGGGAAAATCGTCAACAAGAGGTTTCGGAGATTTCCCGTCAGTTGAAGATTTTGGCTAAGGAATTGAAAGTGCCAGTTATCGCTCTTAGTCAGTTGTCGCGTGGTGTGGAACAACGTCAGGACAAGCGTCCCGTCTTGTCCGATATTCGTGAGTCTGGGTCTATTGAGCAGGATGCGGATATCGTTGCCTTCTTGTATCGTGATGATTACTATGAGCGTGGTGAGCAAGAAGATGGTGGTATTCCAAACAATACGGTTGAAGTGATCATTGAGAAAAACCGTTCCGGTGCGCGTGGTACCGTGGAACTCATGTTCCAAAAAGAATACAATAAATTTGCAAGTATTTCCAAGAGAGAGGATGGATAG
- a CDS encoding ATP-binding protein, producing the protein MLTQSEIIAGIKTLDELCPIHKTNLIQLDRVVKIAGEEKPRKPSPFCPECIKEQNEKQEQEEVEKHLNAGIYQKTYNVFMRDSTIPEKLNDATFDNFIAETAEENKLLVFAQGQVDKYLDGMTGNTLITGSPGIGKSHLSIAIAKALNEGYRSKGEPKSVLFVNLTEKIKQIKEGWNYGKGASLTEFELVDQLKNVDFLILDDLGAKNAVVSPKSDWEQDLLFDVLNSRENTIINTNLNAAELKTVYNERNYSRILQGLEGNSFKSFTIKDKRYSINSLKAKIAQN; encoded by the coding sequence ATGCTGACACAATCAGAAATTATCGCAGGAATAAAGACATTAGATGAACTTTGTCCCATTCACAAAACCAATCTGATACAGCTTGACAGAGTTGTCAAAATTGCAGGCGAGGAGAAACCACGGAAACCCTCTCCATTTTGTCCAGAATGTATAAAAGAGCAAAATGAAAAGCAAGAGCAAGAAGAGGTAGAAAAACACTTGAACGCAGGTATTTATCAGAAAACCTATAATGTGTTTATGCGAGACAGTACAATTCCTGAAAAATTAAATGACGCGACCTTTGATAATTTTATTGCTGAAACAGCCGAGGAAAACAAGCTACTAGTTTTTGCTCAAGGACAGGTAGATAAATATCTTGACGGTATGACTGGCAATACGCTTATAACAGGCTCTCCAGGCATTGGAAAAAGCCATCTAAGTATTGCAATAGCTAAGGCTTTGAACGAGGGATATAGATCTAAGGGAGAGCCTAAGAGCGTGCTCTTTGTAAACCTAACTGAAAAAATTAAACAGATTAAAGAGGGGTGGAATTATGGCAAAGGTGCAAGCTTGACAGAATTTGAGTTAGTGGATCAGCTGAAAAATGTTGATTTTCTTATCTTAGATGATTTAGGGGCTAAGAATGCAGTAGTAAGCCCTAAAAGTGACTGGGAGCAAGATTTATTATTTGATGTGCTGAATAGCCGTGAGAATACGATCATTAATACAAATCTAAACGCCGCAGAACTAAAAACAGTTTACAACGAGCGGAATTATAGCCGTATCCTACAGGGACTAGAAGGTAATTCTTTCAAATCATTTACAATCAAGGATAAGCGTTACTCAATCAATAGCTTAAAGGCTAAAATCGCTCAAAATTGA
- a CDS encoding tyrosine-type recombinase/integrase: protein MNITEYKKKNGTIVYRTSVYLGVDRLTGKKARTTVTASTKKGVKVKARQVQLEFEKNGHCVKEKPAITTYRELVALWWESYKNTIKPNSQQSMEGIVRLHILPVFGDYKLDRLSTPIIQQQVNKWADNANRGVKGAYANYSFLNNINRRILQYGVTMQLLQHNPARDVIVPRKQQNKGQKVKFFSNQELKQFLDYLDSLDQSNYGDFFDYVLYKTLLATGCRIGEALALEWSDIDLDSGTISVTKTLNRYQETNTPKSESGLRDIEIDKATVLLLKQYKKRQQAQAWKLGRSVSIVFTPFTTKYAYACLLRKRLQKHFKAAGVPDISFHGFRHTHATIMLYAGIEAKDLQYRLGHSNIAMTLNTYVHATREGAKKAVSIFEAAISNL from the coding sequence ATGAATATTACAGAATACAAAAAGAAAAACGGTACTATCGTGTACCGCACTAGCGTTTATTTAGGAGTTGATAGACTAACAGGAAAAAAGGCTAGAACTACAGTCACGGCTAGCACTAAAAAGGGTGTTAAGGTCAAGGCTAGGCAAGTACAACTAGAGTTTGAGAAAAACGGTCATTGTGTCAAAGAGAAACCAGCTATTACTACTTATCGGGAGCTTGTCGCTCTGTGGTGGGAAAGTTACAAGAATACCATCAAGCCAAACTCCCAGCAATCTATGGAAGGCATTGTTAGACTTCATATTTTGCCTGTATTTGGAGATTACAAGCTAGATAGGCTATCTACCCCTATCATCCAGCAACAAGTCAATAAATGGGCTGACAACGCCAATAGAGGTGTCAAAGGGGCTTATGCTAATTACAGTTTTCTAAACAATATCAATCGCCGTATTCTTCAATATGGTGTGACTATGCAACTGCTGCAACATAACCCAGCCCGTGATGTTATTGTGCCACGTAAGCAGCAGAATAAAGGGCAAAAAGTCAAGTTCTTCAGCAATCAGGAATTGAAACAGTTTCTTGATTACCTGGATAGCTTGGATCAGTCAAATTATGGCGATTTCTTTGACTACGTTCTTTACAAGACTTTACTGGCCACTGGTTGCCGTATCGGTGAGGCTCTGGCGTTAGAATGGTCTGATATTGACTTAGATAGCGGTACAATTAGCGTAACAAAAACGCTCAATCGATACCAAGAAACGAATACCCCAAAATCTGAATCAGGGCTACGGGATATTGAAATAGACAAGGCTACTGTATTACTACTCAAGCAATATAAAAAGCGTCAGCAGGCTCAGGCTTGGAAGTTGGGGAGGTCTGTAAGTATTGTATTCACTCCATTTACTACCAAATACGCCTACGCTTGCCTACTCAGAAAAAGACTACAAAAGCATTTTAAGGCTGCTGGCGTTCCTGATATTAGTTTTCATGGTTTCCGCCATACTCACGCTACTATTATGCTCTACGCTGGAATAGAGGCCAAAGACTTACAATATAGGCTTGGTCATTCAAATATTGCCATGACCTTAAATACTTACGTTCACGCCACCAGGGAAGGTGCAAAAAAAGCCGTCTCAATCTTTGAGGCAGCTATCAGCAATTTATAA
- the rplI gene encoding 50S ribosomal protein L9 — protein MKVIFLADVKGKGKKGEIKEVPTGYAQNFLIKKNLAKEATNQAISELRGQEKSKEKAHAEMVAEAEAIKAKLADEATLVQFVEKVGPDGRTFGSITSKKIAEELGKQFGIKIDKRHIQLDHPIRALGLIEVPVKIYQDITGEIRLSVKEA, from the coding sequence ATGAAAGTTATTTTCTTAGCAGATGTAAAAGGTAAGGGGAAAAAAGGTGAAATCAAGGAAGTGCCGACAGGCTACGCCCAAAACTTTTTGATCAAGAAAAACCTTGCAAAAGAAGCAACCAACCAAGCTATTAGCGAATTGCGTGGCCAAGAGAAATCAAAAGAAAAAGCCCACGCTGAGATGGTGGCTGAGGCAGAAGCAATTAAGGCAAAATTGGCTGATGAAGCGACCTTAGTGCAATTTGTGGAAAAGGTTGGTCCAGATGGACGGACATTTGGTTCGATTACCAGCAAGAAAATTGCTGAAGAGTTAGGCAAACAATTTGGAATCAAGATTGACAAGCGCCACATCCAATTGGATCACCCAATTCGTGCCTTGGGCTTGATTGAAGTCCCTGTTAAAATCTACCAGGACATCACTGGTGAGATTCGTTTGAGCGTAAAAGAAGCCTAA
- a CDS encoding BOW99_gp33 family protein — protein MAREKKEWKPKITNLRKVIVDGKEEWVEFDPATYVIPAGHPYYDIIVGMHRGK, from the coding sequence ATGGCTAGAGAGAAAAAGGAATGGAAACCTAAAATCACTAACTTACGTAAAGTAATTGTTGATGGTAAAGAAGAGTGGGTAGAGTTTGATCCAGCAACTTATGTCATTCCAGCAGGTCATCCCTATTATGACATCATTGTAGGAATGCACAGGGGGAAATAA
- a CDS encoding DnaD domain protein, translating into MGNRRMISKTVTQTQRFLRLPLEAQALYFHLIQNSDDDGVVEAFPVVRMIGVSEDSLGLLIVNDFIRPLNEEMVYFITDFHEQNTVRKDRYSPSIYKHLLEKPPEKTNGLPTDNQTETNGSPNISQYKSSQYNLSQSRSSQKDEDDKGKNLIFEKLKSAFGEMSVNGTMIAEVEDLLKIHGQSLLLYALEVTILNAGKSIRYTRTILANWQGQGLRTVEQVKQHEEKRQQQKQSNNQSEPTNFEDWKPTQENPF; encoded by the coding sequence ATGGGAAACAGAAGAATGATAAGCAAGACAGTAACCCAAACTCAGCGCTTTTTACGCCTTCCATTAGAGGCACAGGCTCTATATTTTCACTTGATCCAGAACTCAGATGATGATGGGGTAGTAGAGGCTTTTCCTGTAGTCAGAATGATAGGGGTTAGTGAAGATAGCTTGGGCCTTTTGATAGTCAATGACTTTATCAGACCACTTAATGAAGAGATGGTGTATTTCATTACTGATTTTCATGAACAGAATACAGTTAGAAAAGATAGATATAGCCCTAGTATTTATAAACATTTACTGGAGAAACCACCTGAGAAAACCAACGGTTTACCAACGGACAACCAAACGGAAACCAATGGTTCACCCAATATAAGTCAATATAAGTCAAGTCAATATAATTTAAGTCAATCTAGGTCAAGTCAAAAAGACGAGGACGACAAAGGTAAAAATCTAATCTTTGAAAAACTAAAGTCAGCTTTTGGTGAAATGTCGGTTAATGGGACAATGATAGCAGAGGTAGAGGACTTGTTAAAAATTCATGGCCAATCATTGCTATTGTACGCTCTTGAAGTAACGATCTTGAACGCAGGTAAGTCAATCAGATATACTAGGACAATTCTTGCAAATTGGCAAGGACAGGGGCTGAGAACTGTAGAGCAAGTTAAGCAGCACGAGGAAAAACGACAACAACAAAAACAGTCCAACAATCAATCAGAGCCTACTAACTTTGAAGACTGGAAACCAACACAAGAAAACCCATTTTAG
- a CDS encoding DHH family phosphoesterase, whose translation MKKFRFVTLHFVMIGVILFGLLATISSLFPASSLMLLALFVTLLLLIVLFIYQKHSYEFSEIEQIEYLNNQANSGLMQLLDKMPVGVIKVRMDSNQVEWFNPYAELIFAQENGTFDQKKLREIIDVGLDQDRIYANFSGKRYAVNVDFEQGLFYFFDASTEYKATTHLIGSRPVIGIISVDNYDELEDNFTDSQISQVNSFLAQFVSDFCHEYDIYYRRGTMDRFYFFTDYGVLESLIESKFSVIDKFREKAKNLELALTLSMGLAYGDGNHHQIGQVALQNLNMAEVRGGDQAVIKENDESKQPIFFGGGSASSVKRTRTRTRAMMTAVSDKLKSVDSVFVVGHKNLDLDALGSAVGMQYFAQNIMNNAYTVYNPNEMAPDIARAIKKLSDENCSNLLTVEEAMKKVTHQSLLIMVDHSKTSLTLSKELYEEFSQVVVVDHHRRDSDFPTNAILTYIESGASSASELVTELIQFQNDKHHKLNRLQSSLLMAGMMLDTHNFTSRVTSRTFDVASYLRSRGSDNLEIQQIAATDYEEYKQINELILRGQKVTPHIVVACGDEKRTYDSVVTSKAADTILGMSGIEAVFVVTKNSKGYIAVSARSRSKVNVQRIMEEMGGGGHFNLAAAQIYDQSMTEIQASIIDKIQELLKES comes from the coding sequence ATGAAAAAATTTCGGTTTGTAACACTTCATTTTGTGATGATCGGTGTCATACTGTTTGGACTATTGGCAACTATCAGTAGTCTTTTTCCTGCGTCTAGCTTGATGCTACTCGCTCTCTTTGTCACCCTCCTACTCCTGATTGTTTTGTTTATCTACCAAAAGCATTCCTACGAGTTCAGTGAAATTGAGCAAATTGAATACTTAAACAATCAAGCCAATTCAGGCTTGATGCAACTTTTGGATAAGATGCCCGTTGGTGTGATCAAGGTGAGGATGGACAGCAACCAGGTAGAGTGGTTTAATCCCTATGCAGAGCTCATTTTTGCTCAGGAAAATGGGACCTTTGATCAGAAGAAACTGCGTGAAATTATCGATGTTGGGCTGGACCAAGATCGGATTTATGCTAATTTTTCCGGTAAACGGTACGCTGTCAATGTGGACTTTGAACAGGGGCTCTTTTACTTTTTTGATGCATCAACTGAGTACAAGGCAACGACCCACTTGATTGGAAGTCGTCCAGTTATCGGTATTATCTCTGTCGATAATTATGATGAACTTGAGGATAATTTTACCGATTCGCAGATTAGCCAGGTCAATTCCTTCTTGGCTCAATTTGTATCGGATTTCTGTCATGAGTACGACATTTACTACCGTCGGGGAACCATGGACCGGTTCTATTTCTTCACGGACTATGGTGTCTTGGAAAGTTTGATTGAAAGCAAGTTTTCTGTAATTGATAAGTTTCGTGAAAAAGCTAAAAATTTGGAACTTGCCTTGACCCTTAGTATGGGCTTGGCTTATGGCGATGGGAACCATCATCAGATTGGTCAAGTTGCTCTTCAAAATCTTAACATGGCTGAGGTTCGTGGAGGTGACCAAGCCGTCATCAAGGAAAATGATGAGAGCAAGCAACCGATATTCTTTGGTGGGGGCTCAGCTTCCTCTGTCAAGCGGACTCGCACCCGTACCCGTGCCATGATGACGGCGGTGTCTGACAAGCTTAAGTCTGTGGATAGTGTGTTTGTCGTTGGGCATAAAAATCTAGATTTGGATGCTTTGGGTTCGGCTGTGGGGATGCAGTATTTCGCCCAAAATATCATGAATAATGCCTATACGGTCTATAATCCCAATGAAATGGCGCCAGACATTGCCCGTGCCATTAAAAAACTATCGGATGAAAACTGTTCTAACCTCCTAACCGTTGAAGAAGCGATGAAGAAGGTGACCCATCAGTCTCTCTTGATTATGGTTGATCATTCGAAAACTAGTTTGACCCTTTCCAAGGAACTCTACGAAGAATTTAGTCAAGTGGTTGTGGTGGACCATCACCGAAGAGACTCAGACTTCCCGACAAATGCTATTTTGACCTATATTGAGAGTGGCGCTAGTTCAGCCAGCGAGTTGGTGACAGAATTGATCCAGTTCCAAAATGACAAGCACCATAAACTCAATCGTCTTCAGTCTAGTTTGCTGATGGCGGGGATGATGTTGGATACCCACAATTTTACTTCGAGGGTGACCAGCAGGACCTTTGACGTGGCTAGCTATCTCCGTAGTAGGGGGAGTGATAATCTGGAAATTCAACAGATTGCGGCAACGGACTACGAAGAGTATAAGCAAATCAATGAGTTAATCTTGCGCGGTCAAAAGGTGACGCCCCATATCGTTGTAGCCTGTGGGGATGAAAAGCGAACCTATGATAGTGTCGTAACCAGCAAGGCGGCAGATACTATCTTGGGCATGTCTGGTATTGAGGCGGTCTTTGTGGTGACGAAAAATAGCAAGGGCTATATAGCTGTCTCCGCTAGAAGTCGTAGCAAGGTCAATGTTCAGCGTATCATGGAAGAGATGGGAGGGGGCGGTCACTTTAACTTGGCTGCTGCTCAAATCTACGACCAGTCCATGACTGAGATTCAGGCTAGCATTATCGATAAGATACAAGAACTATTAAAAGAAAGTTAG
- a CDS encoding Veg family protein, whose product MSDAFTDVAKMKQIKQDIKDHEGQIVELTLENGRKREKNKQGRIVEVYQSLFIVEFEDPNNTFVESYTYSDILTEKILIHYLD is encoded by the coding sequence ATGAGTGATGCATTTACAGATGTTGCTAAAATGAAGCAAATTAAACAAGATATTAAAGACCATGAGGGACAAATTGTTGAATTGACCCTTGAAAATGGTCGTAAGCGTGAGAAGAATAAGCAGGGGCGTATTGTGGAGGTATATCAATCTCTCTTTATCGTTGAGTTTGAAGATCCAAACAATACCTTTGTGGAATCTTATACTTACTCGGACATTTTGACAGAAAAGATTTTGATTCATTATTTAGACTAA
- a CDS encoding helix-turn-helix domain-containing protein: MLITTELAEKVRVKRAKNQQTKKAVAEILGIKPQTYTKVENGDYDAPKRIYQAVMSWLVEDL; the protein is encoded by the coding sequence ATGCTAATTACAACTGAGTTAGCTGAAAAAGTACGTGTCAAACGTGCTAAAAATCAGCAAACGAAAAAAGCAGTTGCTGAAATTCTAGGGATTAAGCCGCAAACTTATACCAAGGTAGAAAATGGCGACTACGACGCTCCAAAGCGTATCTATCAGGCAGTTATGAGCTGGCTAGTAGAAGATTTATAA
- a CDS encoding helix-turn-helix domain-containing protein, with product MNKLKQLRKKIGLSQADIAKELNISVKTVSRWENLETDIKPNKAEELAELLGVSVPILLGYGYKEPVKYLVWQDNIANLRKERGISQETLSKDTAIPLTLIKEWESNSGGYTAEQLERLSDYFGVSIPEIIGYSISHSELRDLINALSEESKQKLLAYAKDLKALEDFNKENNP from the coding sequence ATGAATAAATTAAAGCAACTTAGAAAAAAGATAGGATTATCACAAGCTGATATAGCAAAAGAACTTAATATATCAGTAAAAACAGTTTCCCGTTGGGAAAACTTAGAAACTGATATCAAACCTAATAAAGCGGAAGAGTTAGCAGAATTGCTAGGTGTATCTGTTCCAATCCTACTAGGCTATGGATATAAAGAACCTGTTAAATATCTAGTTTGGCAGGATAACATAGCAAATCTTAGAAAAGAAAGAGGTATCAGCCAAGAAACATTATCAAAAGATACTGCTATCCCTTTAACTCTTATTAAGGAGTGGGAAAGTAATAGCGGAGGGTATACTGCCGAACAGCTGGAAAGATTATCAGACTACTTCGGTGTCTCAATCCCTGAGATAATTGGCTACTCTATCAGCCATTCAGAATTAAGAGATTTAATCAATGCCCTTTCTGAGGAGAGCAAACAAAAACTGTTAGCTTACGCTAAAGATTTGAAGGCTTTGGAAGATTTCAACAAAGAAAACAACCCCTAA